The genomic stretch TTGGCAACGCAATATCAGTAAAATCGGTGGTGATCGTTAGCTCGTTCATCTTTCAAGCATAGCTCAGACTCTGGCAGTTGCAAGCCCGTGAACAGTTACCACTCAATGCCCAGATTGCCAAAAAACGCGATATAAAAACCGCTACCATGCAGCAGCTTTTGACGGGCAAGCAACGGTTGGCGGGGTTTGGTGAAGGCAAAGGGATGAAGGCGAGCGAGTTGGGGGAAATACCGGAGGATTGGGAGGTTTGCAAGCTAAAAGCTATTTGCTCAATGAAAAGTGGAATGACAATTACTGCTGAAGCCATTAGTGATAATGCAGATTATCCTTGTTATGGCGGTAATGGTTTGCGTGGTTTTACAAAACAATATACCCATGAGGGACATTATGCGCTTATCGGGCGGCAAGGCGCATTATGCGGTAATATTATAAGTGTTACAGGTAAATTCTTTGCATCAGAACATGCCATTGTCGTAACACCCACATTAAACACAAATATTAAATGGCTTGCTTTTGTTCTGGATGATATGAATTTAAATCAGTATTCCGAATCTTCAGCACAGCCCGGTTTATCTGTTGAAAAACTGCTTGAATTTCAAATTATTGTTCCGCTAAAAGAAGAGCAGGGGGCGATTGCGGGGGTGTTGTCGGCGATGGATGAGGACATCGCGGCATTGGAGCAGCGGCTGGCGAAGACCAAGGCGATGAAGCAGGGGATGATGCAGGAGTTGCTGACGGGGAGGACGCGGTTGGCAGTAGGTTTACCCGAAGTATCACCGGATGAACTGTACGAACAAACAAAGCGAGAGAATTTTGTGCATAGTTCCCGTTTGGAAGGGATTGATATACCAAGTAAACAAACGCCCGCTTCATTGGCTGATGTACTGAAAAAATACAGTGTTGATTAATGCGGAAAGGTTAGAAAGTGATAACTCGCCAAATTGCTTTATTATTGAAATCAATGGAAGTTTATTCCAGACAGGGCTACCGACTGAGCTTGCTGGAAGTGCAAAAACTGGCGTATTTCCTGCAAGTGGCGGGTGAACCGTTGCACCTGAATTACACCAAACATTTGTACGGCTCTTATGCGGATAACCTCAACCATATGCTGCAACGCATGGAGGGACACTTCATCCGGGGTTACGGCGAACCGCAGCAAGGATTCACAAATCTACCTGCTGGCGGGTGCTGTGCAACAAGCGGAGCAATTCCTTGCCGACGATGCCGAAGCCGCGCAGCGTTTACAACAGGTTAGCCAATTGATTGAAGGTTTTGAAACGCCTTACGGCATGGAGTTATTAGCGACTGTCCATTGGGTAGCTAACGAAAACAAAACCGCTGATAATAAGGTAATTCAGCAAGGCGTTACCGATTGGAATGCCCGTAAAGCCAAATTGATGCAGCCTAAACACATTAATAAAGCGTTGATGCGGCTGAAAACACAGGCATGGTAATAGTTCGTTATGGGACAAAAATATCATTTGGTAAGTTCGGATCGTTAATAAGTTGATCTCTAACTTTTTTAGCTTCATCCTCAGTCTTAAAAGGGCCAGTGCTTACTTGGTAATTGAGTTTTTTCTTTAAGGTAATTGGCTCTGAACGTGCCTTTAACCCTTTTGATTGCAGAAGGCTAATAAAGCGGTCAGCTTTGTTTTTACTTGATGTGACAATTACTTGTACCCAATATCCGCCAATGGTGTTGTCTGGGTTTTTTATTGTGGAGTCATAATAGACGTTTGGAAATAAGCTAATGATATATGGAACAATTCTGATTTTTAGTCGTTCTGTTTGCCAATTTTTGGGGATATATGTTTCTCCATCATAAGGAGAGAAAACTGACCAGCCATTCTTATCTGTTGTGAGATTTATTTTATCGCCTGAATCTAGGTTTTCTGGTATTTCAATTTCAAATTGCCCATTATTCTTTGTTTCGTCAAATTGTCCAGTGTGAGAAATTGTTATTCTAACTCCGTCTAATGGTCTTTCTATGCCTTTACTATCAACTGCATATAAAACTCCTGAAAGAGTTTTGCTATATAAAATTTCAGGAAAAATAGAAATTAATAGTAAAATTGCTATTTTTGATGTTTTTTTAAAGTCCATAAATTGATCACTCTGGTTTTAATTTAATAGGTGCGTCTTTTTTTCCAAATGCTATTTCAATGGTTTCGCTATGGTATCCTAGTTTTGCAAAGCTAACAATTTCTTTATTTTTCGGGTTGTTCATAATATTTTTAAATGAAAAATAACCATTGGTCTTTGTTGTCATGTTTTCATCACGGATTGTAACAACTACTCCATCAAGATATTGCTTTGTAAT from Thiothrix litoralis encodes the following:
- a CDS encoding YhfG family protein, which codes for MQAREQLPLNAQIAKKRDIKTATMQQLLTGKQRLAGFGEGKGMKASELGEIPEDWEVCKLKAICSMKSGMTITAEAISDNADYPCYGGNGLRGFTKQYTHEGHYALIGRQGALCGNIISVTGKFFASEHAIVVTPTLNTNIKWLAFVLDDMNLNQYSESSAQPGLSVEKLLEFQIIVPLKEEQGAIAGVLSAMDEDIAALEQRLAKTKAMKQGMMQELLTGRTRLAVGLPEVSPDELYEQTKRENFVHSSRLEGIDIPSKQTPASLADVLKKYSVD
- a CDS encoding SPOR domain-containing protein, with translation MDFKKTSKIAILLLISIFPEILYSKTLSGVLYAVDSKGIERPLDGVRITISHTGQFDETKNNGQFEIEIPENLDSGDKINLTTDKNGWSVFSPYDGETYIPKNWQTERLKIRIVPYIISLFPNVYYDSTIKNPDNTIGGYWVQVIVTSSKNKADRFISLLQSKGLKARSEPITLKKKLNYQVSTGPFKTEDEAKKVRDQLINDPNLPNDIFVP